The following are encoded together in the Candidatus Flexicrinis proximus genome:
- a CDS encoding SH3 domain-containing protein, whose amino-acid sequence MSYRRGSGYGSGGGLPPWLVFIVAIALVFGTYYVWTGLRDFIRSGGLGVIEATQRAEIITSATLDRAATITQAAPEITIRPSPTPLPACQDFAVVPNVAIVRERPSTASAIVEQIPLGTIVCVLSREPEPNDDWYLIDVQPRTRRLDAGYMRDDLVEAVNPTPTPSKTVPPPPTVTPLPVTPTLRPSVTPTPTTPREGLMPPTPTD is encoded by the coding sequence GTGTCGTATCGGCGGGGATCCGGTTACGGGTCCGGCGGCGGACTTCCGCCATGGCTGGTGTTCATCGTGGCAATCGCGCTGGTATTCGGTACGTATTACGTGTGGACGGGACTCCGCGATTTCATCCGGTCGGGCGGGTTGGGTGTGATCGAGGCGACGCAGCGGGCGGAGATCATCACGAGCGCGACGCTGGACCGCGCGGCGACCATCACGCAAGCCGCGCCAGAGATCACGATCCGGCCCTCGCCGACGCCGCTGCCGGCGTGCCAGGACTTCGCGGTGGTACCGAACGTGGCGATCGTGCGGGAGCGGCCCTCGACGGCGAGCGCGATCGTCGAACAAATCCCGCTGGGGACAATCGTGTGCGTGCTGAGCCGCGAGCCGGAGCCGAACGACGACTGGTACCTGATCGACGTACAGCCGAGGACGCGGCGGTTGGATGCCGGTTACATGCGCGACGACCTGGTCGAGGCGGTGAATCCGACGCCGACGCCGAGCAAGACCGTGCCGCCGCCGCCAACGGTCACGCCGCTGCCGGTGACGCCAACCCTCAGACCGAGCGTGACACCAACGCCGACCACGCCGCGCGAAGGGCTGATGCCGCCGACGCCGACAGACTAG
- a CDS encoding carbon-nitrogen hydrolase family protein — MRELTVALVQMQPKLGHLEDNLAKMAELVTTIAAKQRVDLIVFPELITSGAELGVRFTEMAQRVPGMVVNTLSQRAQDFGVYIAFGMATKEKVESVLYNSAVVIGPEGDVVETYHKLHLKGEERMVFREGFRLHTAETDLGTFGLMLGTDLAFPEVARCAALEGAEVMIVMANWEAAEIDAWKTYLRARAYENAVFMVGVNRVGTDVTQAFGGESMIVGPRGQLMGTLADHTDPETGAPKEGYLVVKIDVDDVRRTREDSQVMQMRHPVAYKGIVRKY; from the coding sequence ATGCGCGAATTAACCGTGGCGCTGGTACAAATGCAGCCGAAGCTGGGGCATCTGGAAGACAACCTGGCGAAGATGGCGGAACTGGTCACGACGATTGCCGCCAAACAGCGCGTCGACCTGATCGTATTTCCAGAACTGATCACGTCCGGCGCGGAGCTGGGGGTGCGATTCACGGAGATGGCACAGCGGGTGCCGGGGATGGTGGTCAATACGCTGTCGCAGCGGGCGCAGGATTTCGGGGTGTATATCGCGTTCGGGATGGCGACCAAAGAGAAGGTCGAGAGCGTGCTGTACAACTCGGCAGTGGTGATCGGGCCGGAAGGCGACGTGGTGGAGACCTACCATAAACTGCACCTGAAGGGCGAAGAGCGGATGGTATTCCGCGAGGGTTTCCGGCTGCACACGGCGGAGACCGACCTGGGCACGTTCGGGCTGATGCTGGGGACAGACCTGGCGTTCCCGGAAGTGGCACGCTGCGCCGCGCTGGAAGGCGCGGAAGTGATGATCGTGATGGCGAACTGGGAAGCGGCGGAGATCGACGCGTGGAAGACCTACCTGCGGGCGCGGGCGTATGAAAACGCGGTGTTCATGGTGGGCGTGAACCGCGTCGGGACGGACGTGACGCAGGCTTTCGGCGGGGAGAGCATGATCGTGGGGCCGCGCGGGCAGCTGATGGGCACACTGGCCGACCATACCGACCCGGAGACCGGTGCGCCGAAGGAAGGCTATCTGGTGGTCAAGATCGACGTTGACGATGTGCGGCGCACCCGCGAGGACTCGCAGGTGATGCAGATGCGGCATCCGGTGGCCTACAAGGGCATCGTGCGGAAGTACTAA
- a CDS encoding PAS domain-containing protein gives MLVFELYDWAVALLAILNLSLCGYILANRHVPGSLSAAALTLAIAFVCAMFVLLLHTSSIEAGYAYARLRFLGIAFVSPLFLVFVLQYTRQSHWLTFWPLLGIFSIPLLTQFILWFTPGHLDFLHDWTLIPYADHWLESRTLGGWYYIHALHGGATLVLALGVLVWYSRRVDTSRSREVNILFAVCIFTAYGVGTSATIGPAPGLRLTPLVLGAASLVLGWLLILGSAVRVVPIAFDLVFSTIHDAVLVLDSRRTIIRANPAAGRMLRLPLTSLVSQPVDAVMQAAREWQSRRPDASPFNITLADAEAPILCEVRHLPLSRDGRDIGSVVVMRDITAERKGLELTIERERSRVVATFIADASHEFRTPLSVIRSSAYLLGRLADSEKGERHVSKINDHVERINSLVDDLELMASLDAERQMGGEPIDVRQIVRDVVEAFARPLAEARGQTVTLSLEPGLPIPRGESSELILALEKVLHNAVRYTPEGGSIAVSARPHGAGAQITVTDTGVGMDNATAQAALKRFYRLDSARTTAGFGLGLPIALRIMQRHGGDLTLTSAPGVGTTVVLTLA, from the coding sequence ATGCTGGTCTTTGAACTTTACGATTGGGCCGTCGCCCTCCTGGCCATCCTCAATCTCAGCCTCTGCGGCTATATCCTTGCCAATCGCCACGTCCCCGGCTCCTTGTCTGCCGCCGCGCTTACCCTCGCTATCGCTTTTGTCTGTGCCATGTTCGTTCTGCTCCTGCACACCAGTTCCATCGAGGCGGGCTATGCCTACGCGCGACTCCGCTTTCTCGGGATCGCCTTCGTCAGTCCGCTCTTCCTGGTCTTCGTCCTGCAGTACACCCGCCAGTCCCACTGGCTGACCTTCTGGCCGCTCCTCGGCATCTTCTCCATCCCGCTGCTCACCCAGTTCATCCTCTGGTTCACGCCCGGCCACCTCGATTTCCTGCACGATTGGACTCTCATCCCTTACGCCGACCACTGGCTGGAATCCCGTACCCTCGGGGGTTGGTACTACATCCACGCGCTCCACGGCGGCGCCACCCTCGTGCTCGCCCTGGGTGTCCTCGTCTGGTATTCCCGCCGCGTCGACACCTCCCGCAGCCGCGAAGTCAATATCCTGTTCGCCGTCTGCATCTTTACTGCTTACGGCGTCGGTACCTCCGCCACCATCGGCCCGGCCCCCGGCTTACGCCTGACCCCGCTCGTCCTCGGGGCAGCGTCGCTCGTATTGGGCTGGCTTCTCATCCTCGGCAGCGCCGTCCGCGTCGTGCCCATCGCCTTTGACCTCGTCTTTTCCACTATTCACGACGCTGTATTGGTGCTGGACTCGCGCCGCACCATCATCCGCGCCAACCCTGCCGCCGGGCGTATGCTCCGCCTGCCGCTCACCAGCCTGGTCTCTCAGCCCGTTGATGCCGTCATGCAGGCCGCCCGCGAGTGGCAGTCCCGCCGCCCGGATGCCTCACCCTTCAACATCACCCTCGCCGACGCCGAAGCCCCCATCCTGTGCGAGGTGCGCCATCTCCCGCTCTCCCGCGATGGCCGGGACATCGGCAGCGTAGTCGTCATGCGCGATATCACCGCCGAGCGCAAAGGCCTTGAGCTGACCATCGAGCGCGAGCGCAGTCGCGTCGTCGCCACCTTCATCGCCGACGCCTCGCACGAATTCCGTACCCCGCTCTCCGTCATCCGCTCCAGCGCTTACCTGCTCGGCCGCCTGGCCGACTCCGAGAAAGGGGAGCGCCACGTCTCCAAGATCAACGACCACGTTGAACGCATCAACTCCCTTGTCGACGACCTGGAACTCATGGCCTCGCTTGACGCCGAGCGCCAGATGGGCGGCGAACCGATCGACGTCCGCCAGATCGTCCGCGATGTCGTTGAGGCCTTCGCCCGGCCGTTAGCCGAAGCCCGCGGCCAGACCGTCACCCTCAGCCTCGAACCCGGATTGCCCATCCCCCGCGGCGAAAGCTCCGAGCTGATCCTCGCCCTCGAGAAAGTGCTGCACAACGCCGTCCGCTATACCCCCGAGGGCGGCTCTATCGCCGTCAGCGCCCGCCCGCATGGCGCCGGCGCCCAGATCACCGTCACCGATACCGGCGTCGGCATGGATAACGCCACCGCTCAGGCCGCCCTCAAGCGGTTCTACCGCCTTGACAGCGCCCGCACTACCGCCGGCTTTGGCCTCGGCCTCCCCATTGCCCTCAGGATCATGCAGCGTCACGGCGGCGACCTCACCCTCACCTCCGCCCCCGGAGTCGGCACCACCGTCGTCCTCACCCTGGCCTGA
- a CDS encoding 3-hydroxyacyl-CoA dehydrogenase/enoyl-CoA hydratase family protein, which yields MTYHIKKAAVIGSGTMGGGIAALLAGVGVDVMLLDIPAKDTQAGHPAAKRNAIVNDNLKKLQAMRPAQLFSAGDLSRITTGNTEDDLGKLADADWIVEVIIERLDVKQSLMAKLAEVVKPTAIVSSNTSGLPIGDIANGLPADFTRRFLGTHFFNPPRYLQLLEVIPHAGTDAEVAAYMMKFGKETLGKTVVLCKDTPNFIGNRFMSMSGMQAMNYAIDHDYSIEEVDALTGPLIGRPKTATFNLNDLVGYDIAVHVARNLYPAIADDPAREVLNHAGSAALSDELLKRNWLGRKTGQGFYLMKKGADGEKEFWALNLKTLDYEAPKKVEFESVAKHGRVKPLGERIRRLMAEQDRGGQYLFHLHAFYLAYASNKVPEITDTIVNIDEAQKGGFAHEMGPFEIWDAIGVADSIAKFEAAGYPVAEWVKGMVASGKKAFYQRDVYGVVTGYFSPQKGDYVRVEVDPKQIKIADLRARSVTVAISPDAGIPEQVIEKLEETPVALVRENDHAAIYDIGDGVMLFEFRTKQNTITGGLLDLGFEALRLLETADWKAVVISNDSERFSIGANLADAMGSGPDGIDAATKKLQDFGMAMRAASKPVIAAPFNMTLGGGLEITMSAHAIVAHSELYTGLVEVGVGIIPAGGGCKEMLRRLVNPVALRGADPHEPLRSIFETIATAKVSESAKQAQEIGFLNADDKIVMNRSHLIGEAKAHALGMSATFQPKGVEMIYAAGRDEYAAINLGIAGFIESGIASEYDGYIARKLAYVLTGGALSQPGWVHPQVILNLERQALMDLIMQEKTQQRVMYMLANNKPLRN from the coding sequence ATGACATACCACATCAAGAAGGCCGCGGTAATCGGCTCCGGCACGATGGGCGGCGGGATCGCGGCGCTGCTGGCGGGTGTCGGCGTGGACGTGATGCTGCTGGACATCCCGGCGAAGGACACGCAGGCCGGCCACCCTGCCGCCAAGCGCAACGCAATCGTCAACGACAACCTTAAAAAATTGCAGGCGATGCGCCCGGCGCAACTCTTCAGCGCGGGCGACCTGAGCCGGATCACGACCGGCAATACCGAGGACGACCTGGGCAAGCTGGCAGATGCCGACTGGATCGTCGAGGTCATCATCGAGCGGCTGGACGTCAAGCAGTCGCTGATGGCGAAGCTGGCGGAAGTGGTGAAGCCGACGGCGATCGTGTCCAGCAACACGTCAGGGCTGCCGATCGGGGACATCGCGAACGGCCTGCCGGCGGATTTCACGCGGCGATTCCTGGGAACGCATTTCTTCAACCCGCCGCGCTACCTGCAGCTTCTGGAGGTCATCCCGCACGCCGGGACGGACGCCGAAGTGGCGGCGTATATGATGAAGTTCGGCAAGGAGACGCTGGGCAAGACGGTCGTGCTGTGCAAGGACACGCCCAACTTCATCGGCAACCGGTTCATGTCGATGAGCGGCATGCAGGCGATGAATTACGCGATCGACCACGATTACAGCATCGAGGAAGTTGACGCGCTGACCGGCCCGCTGATCGGGCGTCCGAAGACGGCCACGTTCAACCTGAACGATCTGGTGGGGTATGACATCGCGGTGCATGTGGCGCGGAACCTGTATCCGGCGATCGCGGACGATCCAGCGCGCGAGGTGCTGAACCATGCCGGCTCGGCGGCGCTGTCGGACGAGCTGCTGAAGCGTAACTGGCTGGGACGCAAGACCGGTCAGGGCTTCTACCTGATGAAGAAGGGCGCGGACGGCGAAAAAGAGTTCTGGGCGCTGAACCTGAAGACGCTGGACTACGAGGCGCCGAAGAAGGTTGAATTCGAGAGCGTCGCCAAGCACGGGCGGGTCAAGCCGCTGGGCGAGCGGATCCGGCGGCTGATGGCCGAGCAGGACCGCGGCGGGCAGTATTTGTTCCACCTGCACGCGTTCTATCTGGCGTATGCGTCGAATAAAGTGCCGGAGATCACCGACACGATCGTGAATATCGACGAGGCGCAGAAGGGTGGCTTCGCGCATGAGATGGGGCCATTCGAAATCTGGGACGCGATCGGCGTGGCGGACAGTATCGCCAAGTTCGAGGCGGCGGGGTATCCGGTGGCCGAATGGGTCAAGGGAATGGTGGCGAGCGGCAAGAAGGCCTTCTACCAGCGCGATGTCTACGGGGTGGTGACCGGGTACTTCAGCCCGCAAAAGGGCGATTACGTGCGGGTGGAAGTCGACCCGAAGCAGATTAAGATCGCCGACTTGCGCGCGCGGAGCGTGACGGTGGCGATCAGCCCGGACGCGGGGATCCCGGAACAGGTCATCGAGAAACTTGAGGAGACGCCGGTCGCCCTTGTGCGCGAGAACGATCACGCGGCGATTTACGACATCGGCGACGGCGTGATGCTGTTCGAGTTCCGCACCAAGCAGAATACGATCACAGGCGGGCTGCTCGACCTGGGGTTCGAGGCGCTGAGGCTGCTGGAGACGGCGGACTGGAAGGCGGTGGTAATCAGCAACGACAGCGAACGGTTCAGCATCGGAGCAAACCTGGCGGACGCGATGGGGTCCGGGCCGGACGGCATCGACGCGGCAACCAAGAAACTGCAGGACTTCGGGATGGCGATGCGGGCGGCGTCGAAGCCGGTGATCGCGGCGCCATTCAATATGACGCTGGGCGGCGGGCTGGAAATCACGATGAGCGCGCACGCGATCGTGGCGCACTCGGAGCTGTATACCGGCCTCGTCGAAGTGGGCGTGGGGATTATCCCAGCGGGCGGCGGCTGTAAGGAAATGCTGAGGCGGCTGGTGAACCCGGTGGCGCTGCGCGGGGCCGACCCGCACGAGCCGCTGCGGTCGATCTTCGAGACGATTGCGACGGCCAAGGTGAGCGAGAGCGCGAAACAGGCGCAGGAGATCGGGTTCCTGAACGCCGACGACAAGATCGTGATGAACCGGTCGCACCTGATCGGCGAGGCGAAGGCGCACGCGCTGGGGATGTCGGCCACGTTCCAGCCAAAGGGCGTGGAGATGATCTACGCGGCGGGGCGCGACGAATACGCGGCGATTAATCTCGGCATCGCGGGGTTCATCGAGAGTGGGATCGCCAGCGAGTACGACGGGTACATTGCGCGGAAGCTGGCGTATGTGCTGACCGGCGGGGCGCTGAGCCAACCGGGCTGGGTGCATCCGCAGGTGATATTGAACCTGGAACGGCAGGCGCTGATGGACCTGATCATGCAGGAAAAGACGCAGCAGCGCGTGATGTATATGCTGGCCAATAATAAGCCGCTGCGGAATTAG
- a CDS encoding lysoplasmalogenase — translation MPETLFHITLLLLWVAWAALLFGGLAQGTPDAERTRRMPRWTRMASSLALVIAAWGFALLRSESPQAGVAVLTAIGMTLGFAGDLFMAKLIVKTDSFVFGGIGAFGLGHVAYILALLTLAGRLGLDAGGPRWTALVALWVIGAACWYAVVLRGAQKPSALHWAALPYALLLSTTAGLAAGLALQQARFVPAAVGALLFLTSDLILATRLFNHAYFRWIDDWVWLTYGPAQMLIVYGLGIAIAM, via the coding sequence ATGCCAGAGACACTTTTTCATATCACTTTGCTTCTGCTGTGGGTTGCATGGGCTGCGCTGCTCTTCGGCGGGCTGGCACAGGGGACGCCGGACGCCGAGCGCACCCGCCGCATGCCGCGCTGGACCCGCATGGCATCTTCCCTCGCGCTGGTGATTGCCGCCTGGGGCTTCGCGCTCCTCCGCAGTGAATCGCCGCAGGCCGGCGTGGCCGTCCTCACCGCGATCGGCATGACGCTCGGCTTTGCCGGTGACCTGTTCATGGCCAAACTGATCGTAAAGACCGACTCCTTTGTGTTCGGCGGGATCGGCGCGTTCGGGCTGGGTCATGTCGCCTACATCCTCGCGCTGCTCACGCTGGCGGGGCGGCTGGGACTGGACGCCGGCGGACCCCGTTGGACGGCGCTGGTCGCACTCTGGGTCATCGGTGCGGCCTGCTGGTACGCGGTCGTGCTGCGCGGTGCACAGAAGCCATCAGCCCTGCATTGGGCGGCGCTCCCCTACGCCCTGCTGCTGTCAACCACGGCCGGGCTGGCCGCCGGACTGGCGCTGCAGCAGGCGCGCTTCGTCCCCGCCGCGGTCGGCGCGCTGCTCTTCCTGACCAGCGACCTGATCCTCGCGACCCGACTCTTCAACCACGCCTATTTCCGTTGGATCGATGATTGGGTCTGGCTGACCTACGGGCCGGCGCAAATGCTGATCGTCTACGGGCTGGGCATCGCCATCGCGATGTGA
- the mce gene encoding methylmalonyl-CoA epimerase — protein sequence MSIFRVNHIAVVVPDVSKALEFWRDALGLDLSRVEHNPREAVDIAFLPVGDGEIELIAPTSQDSGVARYLAKSGAGLHHICLEVDDITAALESLRARGVELITEAARTRDDGIQYAFVHPRSTGGVLLELYQLP from the coding sequence GTGTCAATTTTCCGCGTAAATCACATCGCCGTCGTCGTCCCGGATGTCAGCAAGGCGCTCGAATTCTGGCGCGATGCCCTCGGCCTGGATCTGTCCCGTGTCGAGCACAACCCCCGCGAAGCCGTCGATATCGCCTTTCTGCCGGTCGGTGACGGCGAGATCGAACTGATCGCCCCCACTTCGCAAGACAGCGGCGTCGCCCGTTACCTCGCCAAATCTGGCGCCGGCCTGCACCATATTTGCCTGGAAGTGGACGACATCACGGCTGCGCTGGAATCGCTCCGTGCCCGCGGCGTCGAGCTCATCACCGAGGCCGCCCGCACCCGCGACGATGGTATTCAGTACGCCTTCGTCCACCCGCGCAGCACTGGCGGCGTCCTCCTCGAACTCTACCAACTGCCTTAG
- a CDS encoding phosphotransferase, producing MGWEVLEQWGDDVVRIEPLAGGVANDVWSVRVNGRLAVGRLGVRSDADLAWETELLKRLDREGLTVPVPIPTTDGRLFAGGVVVMTYVEGKPPETQADWRRVAGTLRQLHRLTSGWPQRPCWRGSTDFLHAETGTRVDLGAMPPEGVARCRAAWARLVGRQTCVVHGDPNPRNIRITADRVALIDWDEAHVDVPDLDLVLPHNAAGLDDEALDIAAQAWAAWEAAVCWDDEHSAKRLAEVRAV from the coding sequence ATGGGCTGGGAGGTACTCGAGCAGTGGGGCGACGACGTCGTTCGCATAGAACCGCTCGCGGGTGGAGTGGCCAACGACGTCTGGTCGGTGCGCGTCAACGGGCGCCTCGCGGTCGGTCGTCTCGGTGTCAGGAGCGACGCGGATCTCGCCTGGGAGACCGAGCTCCTCAAACGCCTCGACCGTGAAGGTCTGACCGTGCCGGTGCCGATCCCGACCACCGACGGCCGGCTGTTCGCCGGCGGTGTGGTGGTGATGACCTACGTCGAGGGCAAGCCGCCCGAGACCCAGGCCGACTGGCGTCGCGTGGCCGGCACGCTCCGCCAGCTGCATCGGTTGACATCCGGGTGGCCGCAGCGCCCGTGCTGGCGAGGGTCGACCGACTTCCTGCACGCCGAGACCGGGACCAGGGTCGACCTCGGCGCGATGCCGCCTGAGGGCGTTGCTCGGTGCCGGGCAGCGTGGGCGCGCCTTGTCGGGCGTCAGACCTGCGTCGTCCACGGCGACCCCAACCCGCGTAACATCCGCATAACCGCCGATCGAGTCGCGCTGATCGACTGGGACGAGGCGCACGTCGACGTCCCCGACCTCGACCTGGTGCTGCCCCACAACGCTGCCGGTCTCGACGACGAGGCACTCGACATCGCCGCGCAAGCGTGGGCCGCATGGGAAGCCGCCGTCTGCTGGGACGACGAGCACTCCGCCAAGCGGCTTGCCGAAGTTCGAGCGGTCTGA
- a CDS encoding acetyl-CoA C-acyltransferase — MREAVIVAGTRTAVGKAVRGSTRTARSDEMMATVVQELMRQTDGKLDPALIDDMIIGCAMPEGAQGLNFARVIALRAGLPVDTAAQTVNRFCASGLQTIASAAERIIAGGADVIIAGGAESMTLVPMSGHHISPNPYMAEHDPNVYMSMGHTAERVASEYKVKREDMDEFAYKSHMKAAAAYDTGKFQGEIIPFEWDETTIGADGMPQTVTQRIEIDEHLRRETTPEGLAKLKPVFKATGSVTAGNSSPLSDGAAGVILMEAETAARLGLTPLARFVGFNVMGVRPEVMGVGPIAAIPKLLRRTGMSLDQIDLIELNEAFASQALAVIRELGMNPETVNVNGGAIALGHPLGCTGAKLTVTLMNEMKRRSSKYGMVTMCIGGGQGAAAIFENLN; from the coding sequence ATGCGTGAAGCAGTAATCGTTGCCGGGACACGTACCGCAGTCGGCAAGGCCGTGCGCGGGTCGACCAGGACGGCGCGCAGCGACGAAATGATGGCAACGGTGGTACAGGAATTGATGCGCCAGACGGATGGCAAGCTGGACCCGGCGCTGATCGACGACATGATTATCGGCTGTGCGATGCCGGAAGGCGCGCAGGGGCTGAACTTCGCGCGAGTGATCGCGCTGCGGGCGGGGCTGCCGGTCGATACGGCAGCGCAGACGGTGAACCGATTCTGCGCGTCAGGGCTGCAAACGATCGCATCGGCGGCGGAGCGGATCATCGCGGGCGGCGCAGATGTCATCATTGCCGGGGGTGCGGAGTCGATGACGCTGGTGCCGATGAGCGGCCATCACATCAGCCCGAACCCGTATATGGCCGAGCACGACCCGAACGTGTATATGAGCATGGGCCATACGGCGGAGCGGGTGGCGTCGGAGTACAAGGTCAAGCGCGAGGATATGGACGAGTTCGCCTACAAGAGCCACATGAAGGCGGCGGCGGCCTACGATACCGGCAAGTTCCAGGGCGAGATCATCCCGTTCGAGTGGGACGAGACGACCATCGGCGCGGATGGGATGCCGCAGACGGTCACGCAGCGGATCGAAATCGATGAACACCTGCGGCGCGAGACGACGCCAGAAGGGCTGGCGAAACTGAAGCCGGTGTTCAAGGCGACGGGGAGCGTGACGGCCGGGAACTCGTCGCCGCTGAGCGACGGGGCGGCGGGCGTGATCCTGATGGAAGCGGAAACGGCGGCGCGGCTGGGATTGACGCCGCTGGCGCGGTTCGTCGGGTTCAACGTGATGGGCGTGCGGCCAGAAGTGATGGGGGTCGGGCCGATTGCGGCGATCCCGAAACTGCTGAGGCGCACGGGCATGTCGCTGGACCAGATCGACCTGATCGAGCTGAACGAGGCGTTCGCGTCGCAGGCGCTGGCGGTGATCCGCGAACTGGGGATGAACCCGGAGACAGTCAACGTGAACGGCGGCGCGATCGCGCTGGGGCATCCGCTCGGCTGCACGGGCGCGAAGCTGACGGTCACGCTGATGAACGAGATGAAGCGCCGCAGCAGCAAGTACGGCATGGTGACGATGTGCATCGGCGGCGGTCAGGGCGCGGCGGCGATTTTCGAGAATTTGAACTAG
- a CDS encoding LLM class F420-dependent oxidoreductase, giving the protein MRLGIVYGYSGAQIELPMDMFLEADRLGYYAVWVGEAYGSDAITPLAWIGAQTARIRLGSGIMQMPARTPAMTAMTATTLDQLSGGRFLLGLGLSGPQVVEGWHGVPYGKPLVKTREYVEIVRAIFKRDKPLEVHGKHYEIPYIGADATGLGKPLKSILHGRPDLPIYLASIGPKNVALTAEIADGWLPIFFSPAHYASTYDPSIQEGFAAAGGKSFDRFDIAPTVPVIISDDLEAARNALKPQLALYIGGMGAKGRNFYNDLAVRYGYEEAAAAIQDHYLAGRKMDAINAVPDALVDDVSLVGTVDRIRDRLQLWKQAPITTLNIGAFDVATLRVMAELLL; this is encoded by the coding sequence ATGCGTCTGGGTATTGTTTACGGCTACAGCGGCGCTCAGATCGAACTGCCGATGGATATGTTTCTCGAGGCCGACCGTCTCGGCTATTACGCCGTCTGGGTAGGGGAGGCCTATGGCTCGGATGCCATCACCCCGCTTGCCTGGATCGGCGCGCAGACCGCCCGGATCCGCCTCGGCTCCGGCATCATGCAGATGCCCGCCCGTACCCCGGCCATGACCGCCATGACCGCCACCACCCTCGACCAGCTCAGCGGCGGCCGTTTCCTGCTCGGCCTCGGCCTCAGCGGTCCGCAGGTCGTCGAAGGCTGGCACGGCGTCCCCTATGGCAAGCCGCTCGTCAAAACCCGCGAGTATGTCGAAATCGTCCGCGCCATCTTCAAGCGCGACAAGCCGCTCGAAGTTCACGGCAAGCACTACGAAATCCCCTACATCGGCGCAGACGCCACCGGCCTCGGCAAGCCGCTCAAGAGTATCCTCCACGGCCGCCCCGACCTGCCCATCTATCTCGCCTCCATCGGCCCCAAAAATGTCGCCCTCACCGCCGAAATCGCCGATGGCTGGCTGCCCATCTTCTTCTCGCCCGCCCACTACGCCTCCACCTATGACCCCAGCATTCAGGAGGGTTTCGCCGCCGCGGGTGGCAAATCCTTCGACCGCTTTGATATCGCCCCGACTGTCCCCGTCATCATCAGCGACGACCTCGAAGCGGCGCGCAATGCCCTCAAGCCGCAGCTCGCCCTCTATATCGGCGGCATGGGCGCCAAAGGCCGCAATTTCTACAACGATCTCGCCGTCCGCTATGGCTATGAGGAAGCCGCCGCCGCCATCCAGGATCACTACCTCGCCGGCCGCAAAATGGACGCCATCAACGCTGTCCCCGATGCCCTCGTCGATGATGTCTCGCTCGTCGGCACCGTCGACCGCATCCGCGACCGCCTCCAGCTCTGGAAGCAGGCGCCTATCACCACCCTCAATATCGGCGCCTTCGATGTCGCCACCCTGCGCGTCATGGCCGAACTGTTACTCTAG